The Rhodocytophaga rosea genome has a segment encoding these proteins:
- a CDS encoding L,D-transpeptidase family protein: protein MRITHKYIWMFLSILLIYSCKPGDTKDKRKKEVQAEMQAQISSLKSAVYFKDKAIRSYLKEELETFYKNRKYKLAWMTSDKILPQSDSLIQAIMQAPTDGLETSNYELQEIQALQRELFSAEKSKQDTLSLRKLVQLDFKMTASYLTYASHLLSGRIDPAKLDTLWITYPRKKDLAVHLDEAIKKNRIYGSLQELSPVVDQYKQLKKQLALYRRIAKSGGWPAMKTVTTVNMGTANEPVHALWNRLGMSGDLDTTAASMPVFDNAMKEALKKFQQRYGINPDGKLNAETLARLNEPVERTIELIELNMERIRWAPDSIENTYIWVNVPEYTLKVFSKGKKEEEMRVIVGKDYASTPVFSDTLEYIVFSPDWTVPSTIAKNEILPILQHNPDYLMSNNMAVYETWKESDTLALDPLSTDWSQFTPETFTYRIVQKPGPENPLGQVKFMLPNDLSVYLHDTPNHTLFKREERNLSHGCVRLEKPVDLAMYLLNWNEEQVTEKINQPEPIKQKLPKKWPVQIVYRTAWVDEKGILNFRDDIYGHDKKQLNAITKKEDQLSKL from the coding sequence ATGCGTATAACCCATAAATATATCTGGATGTTTCTGAGCATCTTACTTATATATTCCTGTAAGCCGGGCGACACAAAAGATAAAAGAAAAAAGGAAGTACAGGCGGAAATGCAGGCACAAATTTCAAGCCTGAAAAGTGCTGTTTACTTTAAAGATAAAGCCATCCGTTCTTATCTAAAAGAAGAACTAGAAACTTTCTATAAAAATAGAAAATACAAACTAGCTTGGATGACAAGTGATAAAATCTTACCTCAGTCCGATTCTCTGATACAGGCTATTATGCAGGCGCCAACAGATGGATTAGAAACCAGCAACTATGAACTGCAGGAGATTCAAGCATTACAACGGGAGCTGTTTTCTGCAGAAAAGTCCAAACAGGATACATTAAGTCTACGAAAGCTGGTGCAGCTGGATTTTAAAATGACAGCTTCGTACCTGACCTATGCTTCACACCTGTTGTCTGGCAGAATTGATCCGGCCAAGTTAGATACCTTATGGATTACATATCCACGGAAAAAAGATCTGGCTGTTCATCTGGATGAAGCCATCAAGAAGAATCGCATTTATGGCTCCCTCCAGGAATTATCTCCGGTAGTAGATCAATACAAACAATTGAAAAAACAACTTGCCCTTTACAGGCGCATTGCCAAATCTGGTGGGTGGCCTGCTATGAAAACTGTTACAACAGTAAATATGGGCACTGCTAATGAACCAGTCCATGCCTTATGGAACCGGTTAGGTATGAGTGGCGACCTGGATACGACCGCAGCAAGTATGCCTGTATTTGACAATGCCATGAAAGAAGCTTTGAAGAAATTCCAGCAACGCTATGGTATAAACCCTGATGGAAAGCTGAATGCTGAAACACTTGCCAGGCTAAACGAACCTGTAGAACGTACCATAGAACTTATAGAGCTAAATATGGAACGCATCCGCTGGGCACCAGATAGTATAGAAAACACTTATATATGGGTGAATGTACCAGAATACACTTTGAAAGTATTTTCCAAGGGGAAAAAAGAAGAAGAAATGCGTGTAATCGTAGGAAAAGATTATGCTTCTACGCCGGTTTTCAGCGATACACTGGAATATATTGTGTTCAGCCCCGATTGGACAGTGCCTTCTACTATTGCCAAAAATGAAATACTTCCTATTCTTCAGCACAATCCGGATTATCTGATGAGCAATAATATGGCGGTATATGAAACCTGGAAGGAATCTGATACACTGGCTCTTGACCCTCTGTCAACTGACTGGTCGCAGTTTACTCCGGAAACATTTACTTACCGGATTGTACAGAAACCGGGTCCGGAAAATCCATTGGGGCAAGTAAAATTTATGCTACCCAACGACTTATCTGTGTATCTGCATGATACCCCGAATCATACACTGTTTAAACGGGAAGAGCGGAATTTAAGTCATGGATGTGTCCGGCTGGAAAAACCTGTTGACCTTGCCATGTACCTATTGAACTGGAACGAAGAACAAGTGACTGAAAAAATAAATCAGCCTGAACCTATTAAACAAAAGCTACCTAAAAAATGGCCGGTTCAGATTGTCTATCGTACCGCCTGGGTAGATGAAAAAGGCATACTTAATTTCAGAGATGATATTTATGGGCATGATAAGAAACAGCTTAATGCCATTACTAAGAAAGAGGATCAGCTAAGTAAGCTATGA